The following proteins are co-located in the Castanea sativa cultivar Marrone di Chiusa Pesio chromosome 8, ASM4071231v1 genome:
- the LOC142606978 gene encoding uncharacterized protein LOC142606978, with amino-acid sequence MNKEEEQEADTELGFETGGAALVSLAQFSSTPSARRLSSNFSQPSRPIISAKRLAWVSLQGRLVNAEEASSAKTVGLSRAEAVAWELFTPLQRFLIVAVIGVAVAESKKNRLIWQLTEAVELRDQVLSSMQQKLDNLCKIGNQGEQNHGLSSVQQKLDKMCEQVDIVRDHSDGGVETTFIKRAGSPCKEAFGSDAVKFVDCGCWLCDQHRDLEGNSLRKSSTGDEIIRYKMSFSNDAEPEERRMSDLSDWASSVTSAADIQMNTLAVEQDIYNLKRDCEEKDATIKKLSTLLQSSDVAGSKRISELEEIIRRKNMIITRLKKDMVVLEQKVVHFTRLRRSSFSASDSTSEKLPCMTDNLLYDMDSTTSPSSSDSDCSSANRSHARVAKTEEISVKNSNCASTRNQMSVPAKPSGSIVRPTDWRSKSRSVSPLKEISTNWKSDAMSSSRQKQLAGGDSRKSKRRHLAGSKDATPQKRWT; translated from the exons atgaataaagaagaagaacaagaagccGATACCGAACTCGGCTTCGAAACCGGCGGCGCGGCTCTTGTTTCTCTGGCGCAGTTTTCTTCGACTCCTTCTGCGCGTCGGCTGTCGAGTAACTTCTCTCAGCCGAGCCGTCCGATCATCTCGGCTAAGCGGCTCGCATGGGTGTCACTCCAGGGGCGGCTCGTCAACGCCGAGGAAGCCAGCTCGGCTAAGACTGTCGGCTTGAGCCGAGCCGAAGCCGTGGCTTGGGAACTCTTCACTCCTCTCCAGAGGTTCCTCATCGTTGCCGTGATCGGCGTCGCCGTCGCCGAGTCGAAGAAGAACCGGCTCATTTGGCAGCTCACAGAAGCTGTCGAACTcagg GATCAGGTGCTTTCAAGCATGCAACAAAAGCTTGACAATCTGTGCAAGATTGGCAATCAGGGAGAGCAG AATCATGGGCTTTCAAGCGTGCAACAGAAGCTTGACAAAATGTGTGAGCAGGTTGATATTGTTAGGGACCACTCAGATGGTGGGGTTGAAACTACATTCATCAAGAGGGCAGGATCACCATGTAAAGAAGCATTTGGCTCTGATGCAGTTAAATTCGTTGATTGCGGCTGTTGGCTTTGTGATCAACATCGTGACTTGGAG GGTAACTCTCTAAGGAAATCTTCAACTGGGGATGAGATAATTCGATATAAAATGTCATTCTCAAATGACGCTGAACCAGAAGAGCGTCGGATGTCTGATTTGTCAGATTGGGCTTCAAGTGTCACATCTGCTGCTGACATTCAG ATGAACACATTGGCAGTAGAACAAGACATTTACAACCTCAAGAGGGACTGTGAAGAGAAGGATGCCACCATAAAGAAGCTATCCACTTTGCTCCAATCATCTGATGTTGCTGGTTCAAAG AGGATTTCAGAGTTAGAAGAAATTATACGTAGGAAGAACATGATAATCACAAGACTGAAGAAGGACATGGTGGTCCTAGAACAAAAG GTGGTTCACTTCACAAGGCTTCGGAGATCTTCGTTCTCTGCCTCAGACTCAACCAGTGAGAAACTTCCATGCATGACAGATAATCTCCTTTATGATATGGATAGTACTACTAGCCCTTCATCTTCTGATTCAGATTGCTCCTCTGCAAACCGGTCACATGCTCGTGTTGCTAAAACTGAAGAAATTTCTGTTAAGAATAGCAACTGTGCTTCTACAAGAAATCAGATGTCAGTGCCAGCAAAACCTTCGGGTTCCATTGTGAGACCAACTGATTGGCGCTCAAAATCTCGATCAGTGAGTCCGCTTAAAGAAATATCTACAAATTGGAAATCTGATGCAATGTCTTCTTCAAGGCAAAAGCAGTTAGCTGGTGGGGACTCAAGAAAGAGTAAGAGGCGACACCTAGCTGGATCTAAGGATGCAACTCCTCAAAAGAGATGGACATA G
- the LOC142606507 gene encoding NAC domain containing protein 52-like, which produces MDEPYIRFRPHKRELIKFYLLYKIIGKPIGYTNPVIDCDVYGDPKIWRRHFERTGMQTLYFYTKLKGRNKGKRVERATEFGTWKAQSDVKVYDLDDDEERERVVYNKRQCPHIGSKRSFSFVARKGFDANGRWTMHEYRLDGIFKIIRNDEEYVLCQINKVEKQGRNTRENSLKKEETSQTGSTSENFECPQPVNIYNPSQSSQDEGAQYSDRSPLCYPVSKLAFVVAGYVFVKGNLSTAGANFYRCDAFNSFIKYKSEWSSMLMDLCSYTHAYGPG; this is translated from the exons ATGGATGAACCATATATCAGATTTCGTCCTCATAAAAGAGAACTGATCAAATTTTATCTTCTCTACAAGATCATCGGCAAACCCATTGGTTACACTAATCCAGTGATTGATTGTGATGTGTATGGTGACCCAAAGATTTGGAGAAGACACTTTGAAAGAACTGGAATGCAAACTCTTTATTTTTACACTAAACTTAAGGGTAGAAACAAAGGGAAAAGAGTGGAGAGAGCCACGGAGTTTGGCACCTGGAAAGCTCAAAGCGATGTCAAAGTTTAtgatcttgatgatgatgaagaacgAGAACGTGTTGTTTACAACAAAAGACAATGTCCACATATTGGGTCTAAGAGAAGCTTCAGCTTTGTTGCAAGAAAAGGGTTTGATGCCAATGGTAGATGGACCATGCACGAGTACAGACTCGATGGAATCTTCAAAATCATACGCAAtgat GAAGAGTATGTCCTCTGCCAGATTAATAAAGTGGAAAAACAAGGAAGGAATACTAGAGAAAATTCACTCAAGAAAGAAGAAACTTCTCAGACAGGGTCTACCTCTGAGAATTTCGAGTGTCCTCAACCTGTCAATATTTACAATCCATCTCAAAGTTCTCAAGATGAAGGGGCACAATACTCGGACAGAAGTCCACTCTG CTACCCTGTATCCAAACTTGCTTTTGTTGTTGCTGGTTATGTCTTTGTTAAGGGTAATTTGTCAACTGCAGGTGCAAATTTTTATAGATGTGATGCATTTAACTCCTTCATTAAGTATAAATCTGAATGGTCCTCCATGCTCATGGACCTATGCAGCTATACTCATGCTTATGGTCCTGGTTGA